Proteins from a genomic interval of Papaver somniferum cultivar HN1 chromosome 4, ASM357369v1, whole genome shotgun sequence:
- the LOC113274686 gene encoding kinetochore protein NDC80 homolog, whose translation MMRGTGRGGRGGGGRRPKIEPAPPPPQQQHRPSIISYNTNPRDSDASFSSINNGNHRRTGSSTGGRNYDLPINDKRFQNQALKRINAYLLSHSTSIYLKPPLPSAKDITDCIRFLFLRLSYTDSASDLTVKIDEDLPILLDFMSCPFKITKSALKAPGTPHSWPNLCAVIHWLVEICVYSDHVNSSNSTSTSTGMRCNKLLDYALRSYEHFIAGDDDLVDQLDNEFREKLELERGSVENTVKELQDEIVSLERKIEGLRSKPSARDALEKEKAMLEDDVKKFNVIINGLSSGIETLENGIKEKEKELEAKYVEHRRICEENEELKKTIDAQTVNMRDADRMKRELHAVERDIAEAEEAKNMWEEKSWDLDSKISYTFKELVNLSIECNQAIRRLKLENEFQYVLNPKGSTPADVMGIDYKTLKVALTALTDDIKKNSVAKLEEQISLQQQWTENSMKLEAKRILLAELQSKIDALESQLSMMKKETEEFTMKCNMEGKRMIEDFERETHNVEIMEKEAEEYVKLSNLKLEETIKQQEEEIQACARELLALVDSVSKYKESMESIISEMKTGLSETAEAVETSFRGSLPANFDTFSDLVNLQ comes from the exons ATGATGAGAGGAAcaggaagaggaggaagaggcgGAGGAGGAAGAAGACCAAAAATCGAACCAGCACCACcgccaccacaacaacaacacaGACCATCAATTATCAGCTACAACACCAACCCTAGAGATTCCGATGCAAGTTTCTCAAGCATCAACAACGGAAATCACCGCCGCACTGGTTCCTCCACCGGTGGTCGCAACTATGATTTACCGATTAATGATAAACGATTTCAAAATCAAGCCCTAAAGCGCATAAATGCTTATCTCTTATCTCATTCAACTTCAATTTATCTCAAACCACCACTTCCTTCGGCTAAAGATATCACTGATTGTATTCGATTCCTCTTCCTTCGTCTCAGTTATACTGATTCGGCTTCGGATTTGACAGTCAAAATCGATGAAGATCTTCCAATTTTATTGGATTTTATGAGTTGTCCTTTTAAGATTACTAAATCGGCTTTGAAAGCACCAGGTACTCCTCATTCTTGGCCTAATTTATGTGCTGTGATTCATTGGTTGGTTGAAATTTGTGTTTATAGTGATCATGTTAATTCGTCGAATTCGACTTCGACATCCACTGGTATGAGATGTAATAAATTGCTTGATTATGCGTTGAGAAGTTATGAGCATTTTATTGCTGGTGATGATGATTTGGTTGATCAATTGGATAATGAGTTTAGAGAGAAATTGGAGTTGGAGAGAGGATCTGTTGAGAATACGGTGAAAGAATTGCAGGATGAGATTGTTTCTCTTGAGAGGAAAATTGAGGGGTTGAGGTCGAAGCCGTCGGCTAGAGACGCTCTTGAGAAGGAGAAAGCAATGTTGGAAGATGATGTTAAGAAATTTAATGTGATTATTAATGGGCTTAGTAGTGGAATTGAAACGTTGGAGAATGGAATTAAGGAAAAAGAGAAGGAATTGGAGGCCAAGTATGTAGAACATCGGAGAATTTGTGAGGAGAATGAGGAGTTGAAGAAGACTATTGATGCACAGACGGTGAATATGAGAGATGCAGATAGGATGAAGAGGGAGTTACACGCTGTTGAGAGAGATATTGCAGAGGCTGAGGAGGCTAAAAATATGTGGGAAGAGAAGTCGTGGGATCTTGACTCAAAGATTAGTTACACGTTCAAGGAGCTTGTGAATCTCTCTATCGAATGCAATCAGGCTATCAGGAG GTTAAAGCTTGAAAATGAATTCCAGTATGTGCTAAATCCCAAAGGATCCACTCCTGCGGATGTCATGGGGATTGACTACAAAACTCTCAAAGTTGCACTCACTGCTTTAACGGACGACATTAAAAAGAACTCTGTTGCAAAGTTGGAGGAGCAGATTTCCCTGCAACAACAGTGGACTGAAAATTCTATGAAACTTGAGGCTAAAAGAATTCTCCTTGCAGAGCTTCAGTCCAAGATCGACGCG CTGGAATCCCAGCTAAGcatgatgaagaaggaaacagaaGAGTTCACGATGAAGTGTAATATGGAAGGTAAAAGAATGATAGAAGATTTTGAAAGAGAGACACATAATGTCGAGATTATGGAAAAAGAAGCTGAAGAATATGTGAAG CTCTCGAACTTGAAGTTAGAAGAAACTattaaacaacaagaagaagaaatccagGCATGTGCTCGTGAATTGCTGGCGCTTGTCGATTCTGTTTCAAAGTACAAAGAGTCTATGGAGTcgataatttcagaaatgaagaCAGGTCTTTCTGAAACTGCTGAAGCTGTAGAAACTTCTTTCAGAGGTTCATTACCAGCTAATTTTGATACCTTCAGTGACCTAGTCAACCTACAATGA